Within Vannielia litorea, the genomic segment GGCGGCAGGCGGCGCGGGGGATCGGGCTGGACCATGACCGGGTGGTGCTGACCGGGCTGGCGCTGGTGGCGCTGATGGTGGCACTTTCGACCGCGCTGGTGGGGCCGGTCACGTTTTTGGGACTGATCGCCGCGAGCCTCGCCTATCGTGCCTGCGGCACCTGGCGGCACGGGGTGCTGATTCCGGCGGCGGCGCTGATCGGCGCGGCGATCCTGGTGGGCGGGCAGTTCCTGTTCGAGCGCCTTTTGGGGCTGCAATCCTCGCTGGCCGTGGTGGTGGAATTCCTCGGCGGCCTGCTGTTTCTCGTTCTCTTGCTGAAGAGGTCTGCCCGATGATCCGGATCGACAGTCTGACCGTGACCCGTGGCGAGCGGCCTGTGCTCGACAACCTGTCGCTGGCCTTCGGAGAGGGCGGCATCACGGCGCTGATCGGGCCGAACGGGGCGGGCAAGTCGACGCTGCTCCATGCCATCGCCGGGCTGCTCCCGGCGGGGCGGGGGCGGGTCGAGGTGGAGGGCTGCGACATGGCCCGCACCGCGCCGGCCGAGCGGGCGCGGCGGGTGGCGCTGTTGATGCAGAACGATCAGGTGACCGCGCGGCTCACGGTGGAGGACCTGGTGAGCTTTGGCCGCTGGAGCTGGCACCGGGGCCGCCCCGGCCCGCGCGACCGGGAGATGGTGGCGCAGGCGCTGGCGCAATTCGAGCTGGAGGCTCTGGCGCGGCGGCAGATCGACACGCTCTCGGGCGGGCAGCGGCAACGCGCCTTCGTCGCCATGGCCTGGGCGCAGGAGACCCCCTGGCTGCTGCTCGACGAGCCGCTCGCCGCGCTCGACCCGCGCCATGTGCGCGACCTGATGGAGCGGCTGCACGCGATGTCGCGGCCCGGCGCGAAGGGCGCCCGCAGCATCGTGATCGTGATGCACGACCTTGGCGCGACGGCGCGCTATGCCGACCGGATCATCGCCATGAAGGACGGGCGGATCGTGAAATCCGGCCCCAGGGCGCTGGCGATGACCGGCGGGGTGCTCAGCGCGCTGTTCGACACCGGGCTGAAGGTGGTGCGGGTCGAGGACGCCGACACGGTGGTGCCGGCCTAGTCGTAGCCTGTCATTTCCAGGTAGCCGCGGCCGTCGTGGCTGCCGGTGATGCTGACCGGCCCTTCCCAGTAGGGAAAGCTGACCTCCATGAAGGCGCGCGGGTTGAGCGCCTCGATCTCCACGTTCACGCCCCGGTCGGGCAGTTCGACCCGCCAGCGGGTGGGCGGGGTGGCCTCGGTCAGCGGGGTGAGGGTGAGGGCGCCGTCGGGATAGGCGGTGGCGGTGCCGTCGGGCTCGATCCAGGTGGCGGAGGTGAAGGCCGTGCCGTCGGTGCTGCGCAGGGCGAAGCCCATCAGGCGGGCACCGGAGGAAAAGGAGAGCGAGATCCAATCCCATCCGTCCTGGTTTTCGGCCAGCGGCTGGGAGGACCACTCGCGGTCGAGCCAGGCCTTGCCGGTGACGGGGATGGCCCGGTCGGGGAGGGTGACGGTTCCGGTGAGGTCGTAGAAGGGCTGGGAGTAGTAGTGGCTGGCCTGGCCGCCGGGGCTTTTGACCGAATAGCCCTCGGCCCCGTGCAGCACGAGCGGGCCGGTGGCGGTGAGCGCGAGGTCGTAGGCGAAATCGGGGGCGGAGGCGGTGAGGCGCAGCGCGTCGAGCGCGTCGCCGGTGGCGGCGGTGGAGGTCACTTGCCAGTCGTCGATCCAGGCGGAGAAGGGCGTGGCGGTGACGCCGGCCTGGCCCGTGCCGCCACGGGCGCGGCGCTCGGTGGAATGGTGGGCCTCGGGCGTGGTAAGGGCGGCATGGGCCATCCAGACCTGCGGCGAGCCCCAGCCCTTGGCCTCGCGGCCCTGTGCCTCGGGGGCGAGGGCGGAGCGAAACAGGGTCCACTGGACGCCGTAGGGGGTGCCGTCGGGGCCCTCGAGCGTGGCGGTGAGATACCACCATTCGATGCGGAACGCGGGGTGGGGGCCGTGGTCGGCGGGAAAGGCGAGCCGCGTGTCGCGGGAGGGCAGGGCGAAGCCCTCGGCCTCGGTGCCGAGACCGGCGAAGCCCTGGGCGCGGGCCGTGAGCGGGGTGGCCGCGAGGGCGGCGAGAAGGGTGCGGCGGGTGAGGGTCATCTTTCGCTCGCGAAGACCTTGAGGAAGGCGGAGGGCCGGGTGCGGCGGAGCTTGAGCACCGGCCAGAAGCAGGCCAGCGCGGCGGCGGCCATGGCGGTGGCGAAGAGCAGCGCCCATTGACCGGGGAAGAGGAACATCGGCAGCCGCCAGCCGAAGGCCTGGGTGTTGACCACGGCGAGCAGCGCCCAGGCGAGGGCGAGGCCGAGGGGCAGGGCGAAAGCGGCGGTGAAGGCGGCCAGCGCGAGGGTGCGGACGGCCTCCAGCGTGGCCAGCCGGGCGCGGGTGGTGCCCATGGCCCAGACCGGGGCGAGCTGGGGCAGGCGCATGGTGGAGAGGGTCAGCATGGCGGTGAGGATGGCCAGCGCCGCCACGCCGAGGGTGAGCGCGTTCAGCGCCGCCGTCACCGCGAAGGTGCGCTCGAAGATCGCCAGCGAGTAGGCCTTGATCTCGGCGTTCGGCACCAGCGCGGTGGGCGGCAGGCCGAAGTCCTCCGTCAGGGCGGCGGTGAGCGCGGGAATGTCGGAAGGCTCGGCACGGATGCCATGCCGGAGCCGGGACACATCGGGGAAGTGGCGGGTGAGCGCGAGGGTGGCGACGATCGCCTGGGGGCCGGGGTTTCCGTAATCGGAGTAGGTGGCGACGATGGTGGGGTGCCAATCGGGCGCGAGGCGGAGGCTGTCGCCGGGCGAGAGGCCGGCGCGGCGGGCGAGCTGCTCGTTGATCATCACCGCATCGCCGGTGGCGAGGCGGTCCCAGGCGTCGGGTGTGGCGGAGAGCAGCGGCCAGTTCTCGCGGTAGGTGGCGTGGTTGGCAACGCCGTAGAGCTCGCCGGTGCCCTGGTCGGCGAGCGGGAGGGTGACGTGCCAGATGGGCAGGGTGGCCTGGACCTCGGGGCGGGTGTCGAGGAAGGCGCGCAGGCGGGCCGCCTCCGCCTCGGTGCGGGCGGTGACGTAGAGCTCGGAGACGAGGCGCTGGTCGAGGAAGCCGGTGAAGGTGAGGCGGAAGGAGCTGACCATTGTGCCGACGCCGATGTTGGTGGCCAGCGCCAGGAGCAGGGCCATGAGGGCGAGGCGCAGGCCGGGAAGCTGCTGGCGGGCATCGGCCCAGAGCCATTGGGCGAGCGGGCGGCGGGCGAGGGCTTCGGCGGCGGCGAGGAGGGCGGCGAGCAGGGCGGGCAGGGCGAGGGCCGCACCGAGCAGGAGCCCGCCGAGCAGGGCGAAGCCGCCGGGGAGGCCGCCGACCAGCGGCACGGCGGCGGCCCCCGCGGCGGCGAGGGCGAGGCCGGCTGCGGCCAGGAGGGTGAGGCTGCGCGAGGAGGCGCGGGCCCAGGCGCGGGGCCGGGCGGAGGCGAGGATGGGCAGCCGAGCGAGGCCGATCAGCGCGCCGGTGCCGGCGGCCAGGGTGCCCGCGAGGGCGATGGCCAGCCCGGTGGCCGCCCAGGACGGCCGGAAGGCGAGCTGTCCGGGCAGGGCCGCGCCGTAGAGACCGCGCAGGGAGGCGGAGACATCGGGCAGGAGCGCGGCGGCGGTGACATGGCCGAGCACAAGGCCGAGGGCTCCCGCGACGAGGGCGAAGGCGGTGAGCTCTGCCAGGGTGAGCGCGGCGAGCAGGCGGGTGGAGAGCCCCAGCGCGCGGAGGGTGCGGATCATCGGGCGGCGCTGTTCGAAGGCCAGCCCGATCGCGCCATGGGCGATGAAGAGGCCGACCGCGAAGGAGAGCAGCCCGAAGGCGGTGAGGTTGAGGTGGAAGCTGCGCGTGAGCCGGGCGATCTCGGCACCGCCCTGCGGGCGGCTGCGGGTGAGGCTGGGCGCCACCTCGGAGAGCGGCGGACGGGTGAGCGGCTGGGCGGCATCGGGCGCGACCAGCAGGTGGGTGATGGCCCCCGAGGGGGCGAGGGTCATCGCGCCGTCGATGGTGGTGACGATCAGGCCGGGCGCGAGGCCGGGGGCCGGGGTGGCCTGGGGAGCGCGGGCGAGGGTTTCGGGCGCGGCCCAGGCCGGAGGGGGCAGGGTGACGAGGGCGGAGGGGGGCATCTGCGCCAGGGTGGGCGCGAGGTCGGGCAGGCTGCCCATGGGGAGGGTGAGGAAGTCGTAACCGCGGAGGGTGAGGCCCTCGGGCGTTGCGCCCTCCCAGACCGGGGAGACCTGCCAGCCGGCGGCGCGCAGGGCGAGGAAGCTCTGCATCGGGATGCGGCCCGTGGGGGAGGTCAGATGGTCGGGCGCGTCGGGGGAGAGGGTGGCCTCGGAGGCGGCATAGGAGGCGCGGGCCTCGGCGTTGATCGCCTGCACGGCAGAGAACAGCGCGGTGGCCAGCGCGATGCCGAGCAGAAGCGTGGCCAGCTGGCCGGGGTGGCGGCGCCAGTGGGAGAGCAGGGCGGAGAGGGCGGCGCCGGTCATCGGTGCATGCTCGTCCGCGCTTCGAGGCGCTCTCGCGGCGGGGCGGCGGTGGTGCGCGGGAGCGAGGGCGGCCGGGTCATGCCAGCCGGCCGTGCGACAGGTGCAGGCGGCGCGACATGGCGGCGGCGACGGTGGCGGAATGGGTGACGGTGACAAGGGCGGCGCCGGTTTCGGCGGCAAGTTCGAGCATGAGCGCGAGAACGGTGGCGGCATTGTCCTCGTCGAGATTGCCGGTGGGCTCGTCGGCGAGCAGGAGCGGCGGCCTGGCGGCCAGCGCGCGACCGATGGCGAGGCGTTGCTGCTGGCCGCCGGAGAGGGTTTCGGGCCAGGCGGAGAGCTGCGGGGCGAGGCCGAGCCGCTCGGCGAGGGTGGCGCACCATCGGGCATCGTGCCGCCCGGCGAGGCGGGCCTGGAAGGCGAGGTTGGCGGCGACATCGAGCGAGGGGATCAGGTTGAACTGCTGGAAGACCAGCCCGATGCGGGTGCGCCGGGCCTCGGCGCGGGCGGCGTCGGGCAAGGCGGAGAGCGGCGCGCCATCCAGCGTGACGGTGCCGCTGTCGGGGCGTTCGAGCCCGGCGAGCAGGTGCAGGAGCGTGGATTTGCCAGAGCCGCTCTCGCCGGTCAGGGCGAGGGTCTCGCCCGGTGCGAGGGAGAGGGAGACACCGTTGAGCACGGGCTGGCTGCCGCCGCCGGGGAGCGCGAAGGTCTTGTGGAGGTCTTTGGCGGTCAGCAGCATTGCGGGGAACATGTATGGCGCCGGGCCGGAAGGGAAGTGGGGTGCGGCGCTGGGGCGCGGGGGGCGGGATCGGGGGGAGCGGGGTCGGGGGCCGGGGGCGGCAAGGCTGCGGGGCGGCGCCTAGGGCGAGCGGCCCTCGAGCGCGCGGCGCATCTCGGCCTCCAGCGTGCCGGGTGTGCAATCGGGGCCGAGAAGGCCATCCATCCCCTGTCCGCGCAGGGCGGAGAGGGCGGGCGGGTTGGCCGCGCCGGAGCAGGCGATGACCGGAACATCGCGGAAGCTGCGGCCCGAGTTGCGGATCTGCGACACCGTGGCGGGGCCGGAGAGGCCGGGCATGTCGAGGTCGATCACGGCGAGATCGGCCGGGCCGGCGAAGAGCGCCTCGATGGCCTCGTAGCCGTTGGCGACGGCGATCACCTCGTGGCCGGCGGCCCGCAGCAGGGCGCGGAGATGATCCTGCGCGGCGGCATCGGCGACGGCGAGCAGCACCCGCATCGGGGCGAGGGGCAGGCGGCGGCGGGG encodes:
- a CDS encoding ABC transporter ATP-binding protein, which encodes MIRIDSLTVTRGERPVLDNLSLAFGEGGITALIGPNGAGKSTLLHAIAGLLPAGRGRVEVEGCDMARTAPAERARRVALLMQNDQVTARLTVEDLVSFGRWSWHRGRPGPRDREMVAQALAQFELEALARRQIDTLSGGQRQRAFVAMAWAQETPWLLLDEPLAALDPRHVRDLMERLHAMSRPGAKGARSIVIVMHDLGATARYADRIIAMKDGRIVKSGPRALAMTGGVLSALFDTGLKVVRVEDADTVVPA
- a CDS encoding lipocalin-like domain-containing protein, producing the protein MTLTRRTLLAALAATPLTARAQGFAGLGTEAEGFALPSRDTRLAFPADHGPHPAFRIEWWYLTATLEGPDGTPYGVQWTLFRSALAPEAQGREAKGWGSPQVWMAHAALTTPEAHHSTERRARGGTGQAGVTATPFSAWIDDWQVTSTAATGDALDALRLTASAPDFAYDLALTATGPLVLHGAEGYSVKSPGGQASHYYSQPFYDLTGTVTLPDRAIPVTGKAWLDREWSSQPLAENQDGWDWISLSFSSGARLMGFALRSTDGTAFTSATWIEPDGTATAYPDGALTLTPLTEATPPTRWRVELPDRGVNVEIEALNPRAFMEVSFPYWEGPVSITGSHDGRGYLEMTGYD
- a CDS encoding FtsX-like permease family protein; protein product: MTGAALSALLSHWRRHPGQLATLLLGIALATALFSAVQAINAEARASYAASEATLSPDAPDHLTSPTGRIPMQSFLALRAAGWQVSPVWEGATPEGLTLRGYDFLTLPMGSLPDLAPTLAQMPPSALVTLPPPAWAAPETLARAPQATPAPGLAPGLIVTTIDGAMTLAPSGAITHLLVAPDAAQPLTRPPLSEVAPSLTRSRPQGGAEIARLTRSFHLNLTAFGLLSFAVGLFIAHGAIGLAFEQRRPMIRTLRALGLSTRLLAALTLAELTAFALVAGALGLVLGHVTAAALLPDVSASLRGLYGAALPGQLAFRPSWAATGLAIALAGTLAAGTGALIGLARLPILASARPRAWARASSRSLTLLAAAGLALAAAGAAAVPLVGGLPGGFALLGGLLLGAALALPALLAALLAAAEALARRPLAQWLWADARQQLPGLRLALMALLLALATNIGVGTMVSSFRLTFTGFLDQRLVSELYVTARTEAEAARLRAFLDTRPEVQATLPIWHVTLPLADQGTGELYGVANHATYRENWPLLSATPDAWDRLATGDAVMINEQLARRAGLSPGDSLRLAPDWHPTIVATYSDYGNPGPQAIVATLALTRHFPDVSRLRHGIRAEPSDIPALTAALTEDFGLPPTALVPNAEIKAYSLAIFERTFAVTAALNALTLGVAALAILTAMLTLSTMRLPQLAPVWAMGTTRARLATLEAVRTLALAAFTAAFALPLGLALAWALLAVVNTQAFGWRLPMFLFPGQWALLFATAMAAAALACFWPVLKLRRTRPSAFLKVFASER
- a CDS encoding ABC transporter ATP-binding protein — its product is MLLTAKDLHKTFALPGGGSQPVLNGVSLSLAPGETLALTGESGSGKSTLLHLLAGLERPDSGTVTLDGAPLSALPDAARAEARRTRIGLVFQQFNLIPSLDVAANLAFQARLAGRHDARWCATLAERLGLAPQLSAWPETLSGGQQQRLAIGRALAARPPLLLADEPTGNLDEDNAATVLALMLELAAETGAALVTVTHSATVAAAMSRRLHLSHGRLA